The region GCGTCAACTGGCAAATAACAAAAAACTGTAGCTTTATGCCTTTCTGGCATTTTTCGCCTGAATATCAGTCAATTTCAGCTAAAAATGATTTACGCTCCGGTTAAGTCGCGTTATCACCGCGAATTTTTGCTTAAGTCAAGAAAATTCCTAAGATTCAATGACCCGAGAATTTACGCTTTTTTGCGTTTCTTTCGCGCTTTGCTGGACAGGTCTATCGTTCAAAGTAGCGTGGTGAAAATGTTTTTCCTGGCAGAGAGAATGACGTGGCAAAAATTCTATTGCGCAGTGGCGACCTCGATGACTTCCAGTCTGTAGGCGAAAATGGTCAGGCGGTTTTCGAGTCTGCGCTGCAAATCCGTGAAACGCTTCGCCTGCGCAAGCAGCCGCTGGTGGAGTCTCTGGCTATCCCGCAACTCAATGAAGAGGGTGACCGCGTGGACTGGTATTCACCGGTCAGCGGCAAGGTCATGGGCTGGGCCTCCGCCAGCCACGAAGAGCGCGAGCGCGCCCTGCGCTTTCTGGAAAGCGCCCTCTCTGGCGCCCGCGCGCTGAGCAAGCGCTGCCTGGGGTCGGAAAAAACCGCCCAGCAGCTTTTTGGCGCGCTGCTGGCAAAGGCCGTGCAGTTTCCCGGCGCGAATTTCCTTTATCTGGTGGACGGCAAGCCGGTTATCACCTTCTGGGGCTTCGTTAACTTAAACCAGGGCGCGCGTGACGACGTGCTGGACTGCCTGCGCGAAGCCGAGCCTGTCGAGCCGGAAATCATCATGACGCCGCAGGACGAGCCGGAGCCGGAACCCGCGCCGGTCATGATGAACGAGCCGGACGCGCCGCTGCTGGCCGTACCGCCTGCCGCGCCTCTGCCCACGCCCGTCGCCCCCCCTGCGCCAGCCGTGCCGGTGCCGACTCAGGCCGCCGTGCTCGCGGCCTACGCCGCAGACGCCGGGGCTGTGCCGCAGCCTGAAGACACCGCGCCAGTAGCCGCCCCGACCGCCGCCCCTGCCCGCCGCTCGCGTATTCCGCTCTGGACATGGCCGCTCGCGGCCGCCGTGGTGGTTGGCGCCATCGCCGCCCCGCTCACCTGGTACACGTTGCAACAAAAAACCGTCCCTGCGCCCTCCGTTTCGGTCGAGCAGATCAAGGCGCTGGAAATTGCGCCCGCGCCCGTGAAATCGGTGGATGCTCCGGCGGTTGCCCCTGTCGCGCCCGTGACCTCGCTGCCGCTCGCCGCCGCCCAGGTCACACCGCCCGCGCCGGTGGCTGAAGAGAAGCCTGTCGCGCCTGCGCCGGTCGATAAAAATGCGCTGGTGATGGACGCCAGTCAGGTGAAAGCGGGCACGACCCGTTTCCTTAACGGCACCTGGCGTCTCAGCATCGGCAGCCCCGACCCGATTACCGGCAAGGCGACCTCGATGCGTATTGATATGAAAAGCAACAAAGGCAGCGCCCGCGTGACGCTTGGCGACAATGTTGTCTGTCGCGCCGATCTTTTCTCCGGACTGCACCAGTCCGGCGAGCTGATGATTAAGACTCGCGGCAAAGCCCGCTGCAGCGACGGCTCTCGCTACCCGATGCCGGAAATTTCCTGCAAAGCGGGCCCGAATGACGTTGCCGAATGTACCGGTCGCTATGATGAAAAGACCGTTCTGCCCCTGACCATGAAGAAAGTGAGCGCCTGATTTATGCTGGCAAACCTGTGTGATTACAAACAGAGCGTCACCCTGATTGAAAACAGCGGGGTGCAATTTCTTGATTTCGGCCTGACGCCGGTGGAGGCGCCCCACGACGGGCGTTTTGTCCGTAAAACCGCCAACGGGCCGCTGCTGCGCCTCGATTACGATATCGCTTCCGGCAAGTTCACTCTGCCTGCCCGCCACGGCGGGCAGCCGGAAGTGGTGAAACCGGAAAGCAGCGTCGCACTGAGCCAGTCGCTCGCGATGATGGATGGCGTCTGGCTGCCGCTGCCGGTGCTGCGCTTCAACCCGCCGCGCACGTTCGTGCAGGGGCCGGATAACTGGGCCCGCGTGCAGATCCGCAAGCTCAGCGAGCCGGACAGCGCGGGCAATACTCACCGCGTCACCCTCGCCTTCGACACCCAGATCCAGCAGGACGAAGGCGCGGCCTCCCAGCTTGCGCCGGTAGAAAACGATGTCCGCAACGGCACGCGTTTCGCGCTCGCCTGGCGCGATGACGAAGTGGCGGATTTCCTCGACCAGACCTGGGTCGACGGCTGGCTGCGTGAGGCGTTTACGCAGTTTGCAGGCGCTCAGGAAGCGCGCAGCGAACAGGAGATCCAGCGCGCGCTGAAGGTGTTTGAGTATCAGGCTCACTGGCTGAACGTGATGTCGCTGCTCGGCAATCAGTTGAACGTGCCGGAGATGAAAATCGTTACCGGCACCCTGAGTTCGCCTGCGGTCGCGGTGGATCTCATCCTGGACGTCGGCAACACTCACACCTGCGGCGTGATAATTGAAGATCACGGCGAGGCCAACGACGGCCTGCGCCAGACCATGGAGCTGCAGGTGCGCTCGCTGAGCGAGCCGCAGTTTATGAACGCCCTGATGTTCACCAGCCGCCTCGCGTTCGCCGAAGCGCGCTTTGGTAAGCAGCATTTTTCGGTAGAGAGCGGTCGTGACGAAGCGTTTGTCTGGCCTTCCATCGTGCGCGTCGGCGACGAAGCCCGCAAACTGGCGATGCAGCGTCTTGGCACCGAAGGCAACAGCGGCATCTCCAGCCCGCGCCGTTACCTGTGGGATGAAACCCCGGCGGCGCAGGAGTGGCGTTTTAACCTGATGACACCGAAAACCCAGCGTGAGCCGCTCGCGACCGCAGGCCCGCTGATGAACCTGATGAACGACGATGGCGAACCGCTCTGGCAGTTGCCGCCGGAGGAACGTTTGCCGGTATTTTCCCCGCAGTACAGCCGCAGCTCGCTGATGACCCATATGCTGTGCGAGCTGCTCGCCCAGGCGGTATGTCAGATTAACAGCGTCGCCAGCCGTCTGCGCATGGGCAATGCCAGCTCGCCGCGCCAGTTGCGCCAGCTGATCCTGACGCTCCCCTCGGCGATGCCGAAACAGGAGCGCGAGATTTTTCGCCGCCGTATGCAGGAGGCCATCGCGCTGGTCTGGAAAGCGCTGGGCTGGCACCCGCATGATGACGACTTTAGCGTCGAAAAAGGCCAGCGCCAGAGCCGCGTACCGGTGCCGGAAATCCAGATGGAGTGGGACGAAGCCAGCTGTGGCCAGCTGGTGTGGCTCTATAACGAAGCGATGGTGCACTTCGCAGGCCAGACCGAGCGCTTTTTCGCAAGCCTTGCCCGTCCGGATCGCGAAACGCCGCCTGGCGCCACACCGGGCCGTCAGCTGCGCGTCGCCTCGATAGATATCGGCGGCGGCACCACCGATATGGCGATTGCCGAGTTTCAGCTGGATGACGGCGTCGGCAGTAACGTAAAAATCAGCCCGACGCTGCTGTTCCGCGAAGGGTTTAAAGTGGCGGGCGATGACATTCTGCTGGACGTTATCCAGCGCTGCGTACTGCCTGCGTTGCAGGAACACCTGCAAAAAGCGGGCGTCGCCGACGCCGCGACGCTGATGTCCACGCTGTTCGGTGATTCCGGACGCATGGACACGCAAGCGATTTTGCGCCAGCAGACCGCGCTGCAACTGTTTATGCCGCTGGGGCACGCGGTGCTTTCGGCATGGGAAAACAGCGATCCGGCCGATCCGCAAAGCGGCCTCTACACCACGTTTGGCGAGATGCTGAAACAACCGCCGACCCGCAATGTGCATAATTATCTTCATCAGGCTATCGAACACGCGCTGCCGGCAGGCAGCCCGGCGTTTAACGTGCTGGACGTTCCGCTGCAGGTGAGCTTCAGCGAGCTGGAAGAGGCGCTGCATGCCGGTAAATTCAGCATCTGCGCGCCCATCCAGGCGCTGTGCGAAGCCATCTCTTACTACTGCTGCGACGTGCTGCTGATAACGGGCCGTCCGGGCTGTCTGCCGGGCTTGCAGTCGCTTATCCGCCTGCTCCAGCCGGTGCCGGTCAGCCGTATGGTCTGGCTTGATAACTATGAAGTGCATGAATGGTATCCCTTCAGTCAGCACCGCCGTGTCGGAAACCCGAAATCCACCGCCGCCGTCGGCGCGATGCTCTGCAGCCTGGCGCTCGACCTGCGCCTGCCGCGCTTTAACTTTAAAGCGGCGGATATCGGCGCTTATTCCACCGTGCGCTACCTCGGCGTGCTGGATAATGTGGTGAACACGCTGCGCGACGAAAACGTCTGGTATCGCGATATTGACCTCGACGCCCCGGGCGCGAAGCTCGACGCACGCTTGCATTTCCCGCTGCGCGGCAATGTCACGCTCGGCTTTCGTCAGCTGGATAACGCCCGCTGGCCCGCCACGCCGCTCTATACGCTCTCGGTCAACTCGCCGGAGCTTGCTAAAGCCATCGCCGGCGACGGCGTGCTCAACGTGCGTCTGCAGCTGACCGGCGGCGGCAAGCATCAGGCACCGGAAGGCTTTACCCTTAGCGAAGCCTGGCTTTCCGACGGCACCCGCGTGCCGCCTGAGCAGGTCACGTTTAAACTTAATACTCTGGCTGACCGCCGCAGTTCCGGCAGCCATTACTGGATCGACAGCGGGAGCGTTTATCTGAAATGACTGTTTCTACCCTCATTAACCAGACAATCACGACGCCTGCCGCCCTGACCCAATGGGTCGAGAAGACCCGTGAACATGCGCCGCTGCTGGATGAAGAAGCAGGCCCCCTTCTGGCGCGTCTGAGCGCGCTTCATGCTCAGGCGCAGACGCTGAACGCGCTGGCGGGCGAACCGCGCACGCTCGGCATTTACGGCCACTCGCAGGCGGGCAAAGCGCACCTGCTGGCGACGCTCGCCAATGGCTCGCAGGGTCAGGTGGCCGTAGCACCTGGCGATAAACATCTCGACTGGCTGACCCATATCAACCCTGGCCACAGCGCGACGGCGATGGCCGTTCGCTTCACCCGCACGCCGCAGACGCTGCCGGAAGAGTTTCCGCTGCGCCTGCGTCTGTTCAGCGAGGCGGAACTGGTACAAATTTTCCTCGCGCACTATCAGACCAGCGGCCAAGCGCGCGCCGTGAGCGAAGAGGAGCTGCGCCAGCGTTTAGCGCAGTTGCAGACGCTCGGCCAGCCCCAGCCGCACCCGGCCATCAGCGCGCCGGATGTCATGACGCTCGCCGCCCGCTGGCGTGAACTGACGCCCGCGCGCCAGCGCACGCTTGGCGATGACGCGTGGCACCAGATGGCGCAACTGCTACCCGCCCTGAACCTCACCGAGCGCGTGCGCCTGTACGCGCTGCTGTGGGGAGATATTGCCGAGCTGACGCAGCAGTTCGTCATGCTCGCCGAAGGGCTGCTTCTGCTCGGGCACGCCCGCGAAGTGGCCGCCCCGCTGAGCCTGCTGGTGGACAATTTTTCCCTGCCGGTGGAAGGCTTTCTTCTCCCGGCAGGCTCCGGCGAGGAGGCGCTGCCCGATGAAGTGCTGGTCCGCGCGCTCGAACAGCAGCAGTTGCAGGGGATGGTCAGCGTGCCGCTGACAACGCTGACGCTGCTGTGCGCCGAACTGACCTTGCCGCTCGCCACGCCGTCGGTGCCGGAAGGCGTCGACCTGCTGGATATCCCCGGCGCGACCTATAGTCAGCAGGAGAGCCTGAACGCCAGCAAAATCGCGTTTCTGCTCGACTACTACCGCCAGCATCAACAGCCGGACGTGCTGATGGTCTGTAATGCCGTCCAGAGCCGCGCGGATATCGCGCCGGTCGCGCGCACGCTGCTGCGCTGGGTGAACGCCACGCAGCCAGCCTCTCCGGACGCGCTGCCGGGCCTGGTGTGGGCGATTACGCCGCACGACGCCCGTTTTCTCGACGGCCAGCACCTTGATGAAGGCGTGCAGCGTCTGCTCGGCAAGCCGGGCCACACCTGGGGCACGCTGCAGGCGCTCGATGGCCGCAACCTGCAACGCCTGACCGAATGGTTATCGCAGGCGCTGAGCGAAAACAGCCGCGCGCGCCGTCTGACGCTGCTTAACGCGAGCGCGCAGGCGCAACCCGTCCTGCTTTTCAGCCGTTATCTGGCGCCGCTTACCGCCGATGAAGCCACACTGCGTGCCACCGCCGAAAACGGCGTGCGTACGTTGCAGCGTCAGGCCGCGCGTCACGGCGATCTGCTTCAGGCGCTGTTACCGGACCCGGCCGCGCTGCAGGCGCTGTGTGAAACCGAAGAACGCCGCGAAGAGACGCCCCAGGGGCTGTTCAGCGCTGAGATCGACCTCTTTGGCGAATCGGTCTCCACGCGCCCTGTGGATAACGCCTCCGGCGCGTCGCTGGCCCGCCGCGCGCATCGTTTGTGGGTGAACCATGTGCGCCAGTGGATGCAGAATGACGACCACGCCGCGCAGCTCGGTATCGACACCGCCACGCTGCACTGGCTCGGCGATACGCTGATCATCGCAAGCTACCGCCTTAACCTGGCTGGACGCCTGGAAGCGCTGGCTGCGCACGAAGGCCTCTCCGGCGCGCAACTGCGCGCTGAGCTGGGTAATTTCGTGAGCTGGCTCGGCTTCGAACGCGTGCCGCAGGCCGAACGCCCGGCAAGCCGCGTTAACCCGAACGAACGTCTGTTCGCCTCGGCCGCAGCGCATGACCAGCGTCTGACGCGTCTTGGCGAGAAACCGGTGCATGCGGCCACGCGTTATGTCTACGACTGGCTGGTGGCGCTCTATACGCGCGCCATTGAGAACATCGGCTACGAGCATCCGCTCGATATCAAACCCGCCGACCGTAAAGCGCTGGCGAAAATCATCGGCCTTCGCTGATAACCCTGCCGGCGCACCCGCGCCGGCGTTTTTATCGCGGTTCTTCCCTGCTCTCCTGCCGGTTCTGGTATTCCACCAGGCGATTACCGCGTGGGTCGTTACGCGCCCCGCTTCGGCTGGGCGCAAAGGGCCGCCCGGTTGTCGCCGCCGCACCCCATGGCGCGGCCGAATCAAAACCTGCATCTGTAACGGAATCCCGTATCAGCGCCTGACCATTGGCGGTGCGTCCTGGCTGATACCCGGTCTCGCGCGCGCCGTGATCCCATGCCCGGCCAAGCTTCGCGTATAGCGTCTTGCCAAACCCCCTGTCGCTTGTAAACCAGCACTGCTGCGCCAGAAACCCATACGGCACGTTATATGGCGTAGAGGGAGCCAGTACGAAAGCTTCGCCCGCGCCGCGTGATGAGACGGTGTGGAAGTGAACGCGCTCGAAAACCGCGCTCGCCGAACCAAAGACGTAATCGACATCGCCTTCAAGATAACAGTCCGTCACGTGGACGCGACTGATGTGCGACGCCTCGCCCTGCGGCGCGCTGCGGCTGCTAAGCCAGAGCGTATCCTGACGGCTGATAAGGCGCAGACGTGCAAGCTGCACCCTGTCGCCGTCAGTACGTAGCGCAACAGCCTGATGCGCCGCGCCGTCCACGCTGTCGAGCAGCGTATTAACGATGCTCAGGTTCGCCAGTTGAACATCGTCACACAGCGCCCGCACGACGGCAGACGCGCCGGTGCCGATTTCCGCCGCGCCTGATTCGGCAATATGCTGATACACCTCCCACGCCGGGTCGCCGGGTTGAAACTCGCCCTGCGCATTCAC is a window of Cronobacter muytjensii ATCC 51329 DNA encoding:
- a CDS encoding SrfA family protein → MAKILLRSGDLDDFQSVGENGQAVFESALQIRETLRLRKQPLVESLAIPQLNEEGDRVDWYSPVSGKVMGWASASHEERERALRFLESALSGARALSKRCLGSEKTAQQLFGALLAKAVQFPGANFLYLVDGKPVITFWGFVNLNQGARDDVLDCLREAEPVEPEIIMTPQDEPEPEPAPVMMNEPDAPLLAVPPAAPLPTPVAPPAPAVPVPTQAAVLAAYAADAGAVPQPEDTAPVAAPTAAPARRSRIPLWTWPLAAAVVVGAIAAPLTWYTLQQKTVPAPSVSVEQIKALEIAPAPVKSVDAPAVAPVAPVTSLPLAAAQVTPPAPVAEEKPVAPAPVDKNALVMDASQVKAGTTRFLNGTWRLSIGSPDPITGKATSMRIDMKSNKGSARVTLGDNVVCRADLFSGLHQSGELMIKTRGKARCSDGSRYPMPEISCKAGPNDVAECTGRYDEKTVLPLTMKKVSA
- a CDS encoding virulence factor SrfB, producing MLANLCDYKQSVTLIENSGVQFLDFGLTPVEAPHDGRFVRKTANGPLLRLDYDIASGKFTLPARHGGQPEVVKPESSVALSQSLAMMDGVWLPLPVLRFNPPRTFVQGPDNWARVQIRKLSEPDSAGNTHRVTLAFDTQIQQDEGAASQLAPVENDVRNGTRFALAWRDDEVADFLDQTWVDGWLREAFTQFAGAQEARSEQEIQRALKVFEYQAHWLNVMSLLGNQLNVPEMKIVTGTLSSPAVAVDLILDVGNTHTCGVIIEDHGEANDGLRQTMELQVRSLSEPQFMNALMFTSRLAFAEARFGKQHFSVESGRDEAFVWPSIVRVGDEARKLAMQRLGTEGNSGISSPRRYLWDETPAAQEWRFNLMTPKTQREPLATAGPLMNLMNDDGEPLWQLPPEERLPVFSPQYSRSSLMTHMLCELLAQAVCQINSVASRLRMGNASSPRQLRQLILTLPSAMPKQEREIFRRRMQEAIALVWKALGWHPHDDDFSVEKGQRQSRVPVPEIQMEWDEASCGQLVWLYNEAMVHFAGQTERFFASLARPDRETPPGATPGRQLRVASIDIGGGTTDMAIAEFQLDDGVGSNVKISPTLLFREGFKVAGDDILLDVIQRCVLPALQEHLQKAGVADAATLMSTLFGDSGRMDTQAILRQQTALQLFMPLGHAVLSAWENSDPADPQSGLYTTFGEMLKQPPTRNVHNYLHQAIEHALPAGSPAFNVLDVPLQVSFSELEEALHAGKFSICAPIQALCEAISYYCCDVLLITGRPGCLPGLQSLIRLLQPVPVSRMVWLDNYEVHEWYPFSQHRRVGNPKSTAAVGAMLCSLALDLRLPRFNFKAADIGAYSTVRYLGVLDNVVNTLRDENVWYRDIDLDAPGAKLDARLHFPLRGNVTLGFRQLDNARWPATPLYTLSVNSPELAKAIAGDGVLNVRLQLTGGGKHQAPEGFTLSEAWLSDGTRVPPEQVTFKLNTLADRRSSGSHYWIDSGSVYLK
- a CDS encoding virulence factor SrfC family protein; amino-acid sequence: MTVSTLINQTITTPAALTQWVEKTREHAPLLDEEAGPLLARLSALHAQAQTLNALAGEPRTLGIYGHSQAGKAHLLATLANGSQGQVAVAPGDKHLDWLTHINPGHSATAMAVRFTRTPQTLPEEFPLRLRLFSEAELVQIFLAHYQTSGQARAVSEEELRQRLAQLQTLGQPQPHPAISAPDVMTLAARWRELTPARQRTLGDDAWHQMAQLLPALNLTERVRLYALLWGDIAELTQQFVMLAEGLLLLGHAREVAAPLSLLVDNFSLPVEGFLLPAGSGEEALPDEVLVRALEQQQLQGMVSVPLTTLTLLCAELTLPLATPSVPEGVDLLDIPGATYSQQESLNASKIAFLLDYYRQHQQPDVLMVCNAVQSRADIAPVARTLLRWVNATQPASPDALPGLVWAITPHDARFLDGQHLDEGVQRLLGKPGHTWGTLQALDGRNLQRLTEWLSQALSENSRARRLTLLNASAQAQPVLLFSRYLAPLTADEATLRATAENGVRTLQRQAARHGDLLQALLPDPAALQALCETEERREETPQGLFSAEIDLFGESVSTRPVDNASGASLARRAHRLWVNHVRQWMQNDDHAAQLGIDTATLHWLGDTLIIASYRLNLAGRLEALAAHEGLSGAQLRAELGNFVSWLGFERVPQAERPASRVNPNERLFASAAAHDQRLTRLGEKPVHAATRYVYDWLVALYTRAIENIGYEHPLDIKPADRKALAKIIGLR
- a CDS encoding putative acyl-CoA thioester hydrolase, producing MSEAMLKTAPLSTRPMLSRDEAAAYTREHYFARGGWLHTPDGPWHPARITPPPEGRVLQVDARKGPYRTVQQAVNAAVASGPRNARVWIAIAPGVYRGVAYLPADFPPVTIYGTGETPEQVRLELTLDARFTPQHYQAAVNAQGEFQPGDPAWEVYQHIAESGAAEIGTGASAVVRALCDDVQLANLSIVNTLLDSVDGAAHQAVALRTDGDRVQLARLRLISRQDTLWLSSRSAPQGEASHISRVHVTDCYLEGDVDYVFGSASAVFERVHFHTVSSRGAGEAFVLAPSTPYNVPYGFLAQQCWFTSDRGFGKTLYAKLGRAWDHGARETGYQPGRTANGQALIRDSVTDAGFDSAAPWGAAATTGRPFAPSRSGARNDPRGNRLVEYQNRQESREEPR